Within Sphaerodactylus townsendi isolate TG3544 linkage group LG05, MPM_Stown_v2.3, whole genome shotgun sequence, the genomic segment GATTATTTACTTAAATAGCACCATCAATTCATATAGTGcttcaaagaataaataaaaaggcaagtccaagccctgaaacaataaaaaaaatgctgctggtCAGATTGTATGCCCCTGAAGTACAAAAAAAAGTTACTTTTTTTGGAAAACCCACTCTATTAAAAAGAACATTTAGTGGCCTATAAAAATACCAGTCCACAAAAAAGGAATATAACCTAAACAAAATTTCACTAATATAAAAATAGCAATACACAATACAGATTTAAAAATAGAAGCAGCATCAATAAAATCCAGAATCATCTTCATCTCATAGTCTCTGCCTCCATCTATAAACTAAGGCTGatttcacatgggccaaaaacagtggtgtgaaaacagtgtgaaaatggtatcaacccttttacaccgttttaaacccttttacaccattttcacattgctgtttttggcccatgcggaatgagcctaagcaagCAGTTCCAAAAGTGGTTAAGCCCtggtggaaagccaggagagacaCCATTAACCTCCCCAAAAAGGATGCTTTTGAGACTTAGGGCAGCAAAATTTTGGGCACTCTTGCAAGAGGTGTATCTCTCAGTGCAGGTTCCTTCTCCACTCCAGGGCCCAGCTTTTGACCTCAGGGCCTGAATGAGTTCACGTGGGTGGTACCGATGTTTTGGGGTTTTGAATCCAGGCTGTTTTGGGAAACAATAAATCAATCCTACATTTTTAGTTGGGCTTGGGAATAAAATTTAAGCCAAAACAGTTGGCAAAGTGTGTTTATATGCTTGTTGTAGGCTCCAGTTAACATCTTAGCTGCCATATTTTGtaccagttgtagtttctaggAAGTCTTCAAAGGTAGTGTCgtatagagcaagttgcaatagtctaaccttgATGTTACCTAGGTATGTGTGACAGTGGCAAGATCTGCTTTCTCTAGGAATGGCTGCAGCTGGCAGGCTAGTTTATGTTGATAAAAAGTGCTCCTTGATATATTCACCTCCTAAACAGCAAGGAGCACAAGTATAACCTCTCCAGACAGGTTGTATATTTCTTTCCCATCTGTCCATACTAGCTGCCTTGCATGTATTAACTTTCAGCAAGATCAGCAACATCCTGTCTGTCATTTATTCCAGACTCTGGTTTAGAGTCTcttctgctttcctgaactttgGATAGAAAGGAGAAATAAGGTTGGACATCATAAACATCCTGATGCCAATTCAGCCAACTTCTAGCAATCTTCCAGTAATTTCATATTAAGCAACACAGAAGAAAAGTGGTCCCTTGCAGAGTTCCTAAGCGAGTGTCCATGAGGTACCACAGTAGTCCCTCAGCATCACCTTCTGGGACTTTCTTTCCAAGAAGGAACAGAACCGCCCCCTCGCCAGTTGTCCCAACAGTCATCAAGTTGTCCTAGCCAGTGACATCCTGCTCCTCCTATTAAGTTAGGAGACAATCATTTCAAAATTAATTCTATGTCCCAACGATTTGAATGACATTCATTTACTTATTTGCCTAATACTCCTGCTGAAACCAGTGGGACTTCAAAAGGCTCAGCTGTGTCCTAATTCTTTTCAGTGATTCAAGGGATAAAAACAGAGCTATGATtgtgaaaatgcatttttcaaaTCTGGTTGATCATCACTTTTGGATAAATATATGTCCACATAATTAAAGAGTGCACCATAATGTGCACAGAACCAAGGGCAGAATTCAGGTTGCACAGGCTGCTGATTTTCAGACGACTGCATCCACCCTTTGAACTAGTTTACATACCTAACATCAATGCGCCCAGAGATCCTCCTAATTAAGTGTTTCTTGTGAAACTGCAAGAGTTTATTAAACATGAAAACAAGAGCCAACTATTTTGCCCCTACCAATGCAATGTTCTACTGCAGGATTCACAGGCTATTTAAAGAGATATCATCTACCCAAAccaaagtgattttttaaaagaaaacatttgttgCACGAATAGAGGCTGTGATTGACATGACACAGGAACTTAAATAGTGGTTTCATGTAATTTCATATTTCGGCACCGGCAGCAGGATCACAGGTTAAtgcatttctctttttaaaaaagagatcttGTATGTTGTATATTGCAGAGTAATACTTGTGTGCCACActagggagagaagggaagagaagtgaggacgGAGTAGTACAGGAGAGAGAAGATGGCAGGGCACACACATTTCAAAGCACAGATATACCATTGCtatctgtagcagctctgaataGAGAGCCTTCCAGGATTGTCCTTTATGCACAAAGAGCAGGTTTAAGTTCCGCTTCTGTGCCTGTCCTTTATTTTGTGTAACTCATGTTCCTCATCTTCAGGCTCTGCCAGGAAATGTGAATGCACTTACACTGGTGTCATTGGAATGTGGTTGCtcttccactgatttcaatgaaagGCAGAACCATTCAAAGAAGTTCACTGACATTAGAAGCCTCTAATATCTGAGGACAGCTCATCTTGTGTGTCTCTCTGTGAGGTGTTTTTTTATGCCTGTCATGATACCTTTTCAGGTTTTGTCCAGCCAAATCTGAAAGCCAGACCAGTTAAAAATGTGGGTTGTTGAACttccatatttttattattacagGTGTCATGCCTGCACTTGTGAACCACTTGCTGAAACCCCAAAATACTGATTACAGCTCAAATCGACTGTGAATATGCTTAGCTTTTGATTTGTTATAGTTAGTAATCAGATCCAGTTTACTGTGCCCGAGAGTCATCCTCTTCTCATTCCTCTGTATATGGCTTTTGTTTTCCATTGGCACATCATCACAGAGGTCAGAAGAATTGGGGACTGCGTATCTGATCTCATTACTTAGTGGATGAGTAGGCTGGCTAAGGAGGTCTAGTTTGGTGTATCTGTGAGTTATTGGTTTCTCATCCTTCtgcattttgtttatattttccataggctgtgcagaatagaaGAACTTGTTGTTTATTCCAGTATCCTCAGTCCCAAACTGCAGATCATGTCCATATCTTGCATTGGTGTCTAACCTTGGTGAAGATACTGATAGCAAAGATGCCTTAAATCTTCGAACATTAGATGTATCATCAAAGGGAAAATTTAATTTTGTTGATGTGCCATAACTAGAGTTTGGGTGGTCTGTGGGTTGGTGTTTCAAGTCACAAAGCCTCAGGAAGCCCAGGGCATCTTTTCTTGTTTCACCAGGAGCCACTTCTTTCTTCTCACAGGGCACAGTGGAGGTCACTTGGTTTCGATATGGTGATCTTTTTATACTTACTATGCTAGAGTTGGAGGAGCTACTTGAAGGGCTTGAGATATCGCTCTCATTCATTTGAGAATGCTTTAAAGCCGGCTCAGTCTTCTGCGAGTTTGTGTGAGAAGAGGAAGTGGATCCTTCAGCACTGGAAGCACTGAGTTTATTCACAGATCTCGATTCGGCATATAAGCATCGGAATTCTCTGTCAAAATCCTCAACGAGTTTTCCTTTGAACTGTGTCACTAGGCAGGTGTGGACTTGGCTGCACAGCCACGTAAAACTGAAAAGAGAAGATCAGAGATAACACAAGTCTGTCTTTAGATACACAAGGATGCACTGGGAGGAGGGGAACCTAATCTCCCCATCTGGTCCTTCTCCGCTATAGCCCTTGCAGCTTCTTCACTTCccccacttcctccctccccatcttTCCAAGTTCTTCCACATTCTCTCCAATCCTTCTGTCCTTCTCCTTTGCAGCTTCTCCTCTTTCCCACCTTTGTTCCCTCCAGTTCACATTCTCCCCTTTTTTCATTACTTTCCCCCTCCACCCTAGCTTTGCTTCTGCCTGCTATCTTCCTTCTTGTCTGTCTTTTCTGCA encodes:
- the FAM83C gene encoding protein FAM83C: MFGYPSAESKNWLHRSYGNLQGTTGQLKSRVEDLKKPWRTEITPSMLQHSETARLAVDAFLEQGESGYLQAIVQEKELPFLSTLDMDYMNQHSQNITGSPINGHEAELTREDGTDSDSLLSGVTSGTYFPCMSDIDPPELELGWPVVPSVSWFEKTEVNLYFQRDKANNIKELFRSLISKAKRVIAIVMDLFTDMEILSDLMEASSKRHVPVYLILDEKNLNHFAEMCSKMDLGMDDFPNMRIRYVSGDTYYSKAGKKLAGQALEKFMMIDCEQVLAGTYSFTWLCSQVHTCLVTQFKGKLVEDFDREFRCLYAESRSVNKLSASSAEGSTSSSHTNSQKTEPALKHSQMNESDISSPSSSSSNSSIVSIKRSPYRNQVTSTVPCEKKEVAPGETRKDALGFLRLCDLKHQPTDHPNSSYGTSTKLNFPFDDTSNVRRFKASLLSVSSPRLDTNARYGHDLQFGTEDTGINNKFFYSAQPMENINKMQKDEKPITHRYTKLDLLSQPTHPLSNEIRYAVPNSSDLCDDVPMENKSHIQRNEKRMTLGHSKLDLITNYNKSKAKHIHSRFEL